In the Mycolicibacterium thermoresistibile genome, one interval contains:
- a CDS encoding NINE protein, protein MTESDKPGNSGADVPPPSAGSPPPYSSPAGQYPPPPPGPYPYADMSAPFGRHPVTGEPLSDKSKIAAGLLQLVGLLGVVGIGRMYIGHTGLGIAQLVIGILTCGIGAVVWGIVDAVLILTDKVRDSEGRRLRDDL, encoded by the coding sequence ATGACCGAATCCGACAAGCCCGGTAACAGCGGAGCCGACGTGCCGCCGCCGTCGGCGGGCTCCCCGCCGCCGTATTCGTCTCCGGCTGGTCAGTATCCACCACCCCCGCCGGGTCCGTATCCCTACGCCGACATGTCCGCACCGTTCGGACGGCACCCCGTCACCGGTGAACCGCTGTCGGACAAGTCGAAGATCGCCGCGGGCCTGTTGCAGCTCGTCGGGCTGCTCGGGGTGGTCGGCATCGGGCGGATGTACATCGGCCACACCGGCCTGGGGATCGCCCAGCTCGTGATCGGCATTCTGACCTGTGGTATCGGCGCGGTGGTGTGGGGGATCGTCGACGCGGTGCTGATCCTCACCGACAAGGTGCGTGATTCGGAGGGACGTCGGCTGCGCGATGACCTCTGA